The Aedes aegypti strain LVP_AGWG chromosome 1, AaegL5.0 Primary Assembly, whole genome shotgun sequence sequence GTCTGGTATACACGCTCGATCTATGAACACGCGGTTACCATAgagcctatctgacaaatcaataacaatgagaaaataaccaatgaaattatCATGTGAAATTTTCAATCCAAATTGGGAAAAAATATGCACAAACTTAAACCTTTTTACTTTAATTCacttttcataaacctagttttaaaattctCATGGAAACTACACACATCTCTTACAATTTCCCTACCTATTTCGTACTCAAAATATCTTATAAGTTTCCGCCTAAAAccgtactcgagaatgccaGTGTCgtccaatgttatgagcctgtaatcgatattatttccagtatcgcctattacttttgcgccgtgtttacattctggtttcaattaagcccacCATGttcgccttgtttatttttggtttgcagtgtcgccgtgtTTTGAATCCGATTTCagatgataaacaaaaacacatgcGTAATCAATGAAGTGTGTTGTTTTgtatgaggtgaagtttcgttttctcaaatttgcgttttttgaatagttcaaTTATCGGTAGGGAAGAAGTTTAAGGTGCAGTaaatagacaatcaagctacaatttcaacgctatattttcttgaattatgtacattttgtcagtttcgcccaGATCGCTTATCTTTCTAGGTTTGTTTTATTTAATTACAGTTACATATCCAAATGCACGTACTTTTCTCTTTACACTATTATAAGATCCTGTACAAAACTTGGACCAACTTTTTTTTGTGTGGCAATTcatattttcttcatatctCCCTCTTATTTCACTTCCTTAGGATCTTCCGAAGTGCCTGTTTTATGAAGGACTTTTCAATTGGCCGCACTTCCGGTGCGTTCAGTGGGTTGAGATGCTTCGGCACGTACCAGCTTGTACCACTACAAAACCTCTTTCGAGTAATAAGGCCAAATAAGGTCGCTTTCCACACGAGCAAATTGCATGCCAAATtatacattttttggcaaacttGACATCTTCTGCTTTCTAACGTCCTCAGGGACATCGAATTTATGATGAGCAGTGAAAAACTGGAGCCCCAGAAGCTGCCGGTAGTCTGCTTTTACATACGTCTCAACATCCATCACAGAaataaaaatccatgtaaatttcagcgtaaaatcatgcacataaagggaatgccagatatgtcgcatatttacatgacacatcgtgtaaaattacatcaacatcatgtaaatttatgcgaattgtcgcgtaatcggttagaATCCATGATTGCACGATGtgtagcggaaacttacatgatattattgtaattttacacgatatgacgtgtaaatttgcgacatatctggcaCTCGAactggcattcccttcatgtgcatgattttacgctgaaatttacatggatttttctttctgtggcATATCAATGCAATGTTAACATGTTGTTTCGTTAACATTTGGGTGTAGAGTTTCCGTGCACGTCTTCTACCTACCGTGTTCTGTCGTTCATCGCGATTAGGCCCCTTTAGGACATTGTACGTATGTAGACCTTCAcgtttttttcgcattttgcaCGAAAGTTTTGGATAGATTTAGTTTCTTCGCACATCTCGAAGTGAAGTGTTGAGATTCCCCATTAAAACTTGAACTACCCTTTTGTGATCCTTAAAACTATACGGAGATCTTTTTTTGCCACTTATTTTATTCCGATTGATGTTCAAACGTTCGTGGGACCGAATTAAAACAGGAGACGCCGTAGAATGTACCACTCCCAGCTttctgctgatggcacgatgagATAGATCCGGATTTTCGAGGTACGTGCGCCAAATTTCTTTGTGCAGCTGCTGTTCTTCCAtattcacaacgattgcaaatcTGCTGGTGAAACTTGCATAGCATAAACaaatatcaagcgtgtgctggaATCGAAACTTGCTTCCTGTCACCTTTATTAACAGAAGAGAggaacgatgaagagaaatcgatcatgtgacTTAAGCACTTATTCCAGCACACGCTTAATATACAttgaacaaattatttacaccaaaaatttcaacacaaaatACCCAACGGGTAAAAAGTTACATTAATTCAAAAGTGGTGAAATTTGATTCCGTGCACTGTTTATTCATGAGCTAAAAAATAAGAATTCTGAAAATTGcatttataaatttataaacTATAGTTTATAAATTTATAAACTATAGTTCATGGATGAATTTGCAAAATCTAAAAATCGCTTCAACATTTGTTAAAATGTGCTTCAATcttacaaaaaacaaaatacatcatATAATCACGAGCGGTGGGTGGCAGTACCtcctgttttaaaaatataaaacctggaacgaattttcaaatgatatccaaaaaactgatcaacGTTACCCCAAATTACGGTAATTTATTCATATTACACTAAGGTCTTTTTTTACTCGGTCTTCCGTGCCATGTGAAAAAATTCCGCGCAAAAATAAACCTTGCTAATTCCGGAATCTGTGTAAAAATAACCGTGTTAATTCCAAATTCTGTGCAAAAAAAAGTACCGTGTAAATTCCGAAAGGCGTgtaaaaaaagccgtgtaaaaataaaacgtgcaaaaaaaccgtgtaaaaaataCTTTAGTgtattaaatttcaaattcatcAACCTCTAGGAGTGGCGCCATGGAAATGTGACGCATTATAATGCAtatatgcattaagggtcaaaaaagCCCCATAACTTTGAAATGCtctaaaaatccatttttgaatcGCTCttcgttcttttagctttatatgaaaagTATAAAACCATAGAATGGAGCCCTGGACAGCATGGTCATTTTAGACActagggcacctggaacctatttcagaaggaactggcaTAAGTTCATATGCTTgtatgaaaattcaaatttcatgatttatcattcCGATTTGCAAGAGCATCAAGAGGACCAACAATTAGACTTGGCCAGATTTGCTCAAAATATTCCAGAATCGGTTCTGGaagggtgtgatgtggacatttcaATAATATCATATAGTTCCATCATAGTTAGGGgtctttcttagccgagtggttagagtccgcggctacaaagcaaagccttgctgaaggtgtctgggttcaattcccggtcggtccaggatcttttcgtaatggaaatttctttgacttccctgggcatagagtatcatcgtacctgccacacgatatacgaatgcaaaaatggcaatttaggcaaagaaagctctcagtcaataactgtgaaagtgctcttagtacactacgctgagtagccggctctgtcccagtggggacgttaatgccaagaagaatagtTCCATCATGGGACAGCTCAAAAGACATTAAtatatacacggtaaaaaataggcaccatgctatcaatagttctgcacttggatttgcactactgttgaatcttgacaaaatcaaggtaacagcacttgaattcaacgttgcatgttttgatttgaaataaaaaagaagtTAAAATATACAAttccgcctgacccagatttgaatCACCAACCTTCGGAGTGCAAGTCCagtgtcttacctcgacactaactcgcatctgttgaaaaggattgaattgatctcaatcactttctacaacgagctgtcaatgtttgctctcatacaaaagacatgatgttcaaaatcaacgacttttcacttcagagtctagttctagagacagtagagcaaatccaaagctgaagctcttcaaatcatggtgatttgtgttttgaattgagtcaagtgatcaatctattcaatcgaacgtgctgattttttaccgtgtattgccaaaaattgccattttacatttgtatatcgtgtggcaggtaccgccgtgcggggtgacattgggcctagggggtgactttgaccgcctctttcgatgcatctcatgatTAGTAGGAACGCTACAAAACTAATCATTGATCATCTATTGGCTATTTGTAATGTATTCTTGAAGTTGGTCacattattttaattattctgGCATCagcttgctgtaaaaatagtggcccaaagtcacccttatggaccaatgtcaccccgcacgacggtacgattatactatatgcccagggaaagcatggctttgctttgtagccgcgaactctaaccactcggctaccAAATACCAAACATTAAATTCTTAATCTTGTTTATGGCGTTACCAGGAAAAGCATGCTTCTCaactacagttttttttattgagagctttcttcgcacattgtcatttttgcatgtgtataactTGGAAGTCGAgacaatttccaacccgaaaacattctcgactggtgggattcgaaaccTCAGCTCCtcagctgcacgtttaccgctacggctgtctGGTTGGAAGGCACAAAAGAAATCTCTCTCCAGGAATTGTGAGGGCTGCTAAGCAGTGCGGTTAGTGGCGTCACTGCGTCAGTCATTTAggtgtatggaccgatgcacgagttcactatctgacgtttgaacggtgccgtgttatttacgtgtccatggcaacgagtgaattcggcaccgctcaaacgtcaaattattgaactcgtgcattggtccatggacctatgcacgagttcactatttgacgttttagcggtgccgtgttatttatgtgaccatggaaaccagtgaattcggcaccgctcaaacgtcaaattagtgaactcgtgcactggtccattgtGCTACCGTTCCAATCGGTGTAAACTTTTCATCAAACTAAAAATTCACCACTGGCCTACTCAGTTTTTCGTGTaatccgttgcctaatgttagtaaACGTTCagtttgtgatttttttcacatatcgcttcagggattctaccagtTATTCATCTagtgattccaccagaaatttctacaacaCAATGAATTACAAAACTTTATtgattccagggattccttcaatgaTCTcccttgaaatttgaaattagaTTTTCCTCATGATTTTCACtcgagattccatcagaaattacctgcatttctccaggaaaatctttaaaaaaataatgaattcaTGCAAAAACTCCtttgctggagaaatttttggagaaaactttagataaatccctggaggaaacttcaaaaaaagaggcatctttgaaaaaatccttgtacaagttcctggagtaattcaaagagaaatccttggaagaatcatTGTAGAATTTTGTCTGAAGAATCCCTgggaaaatccttggagaaatctctgaaacaatccttggaggaattttttgataaatcctcggagaaatttaaGAAGAGATATTCCTAatgtaatccctagagaaattccacTTCAGAAAAAAACAATTGGACGCACACAATCACAGTGTTAGGACCGGTTCAGATATAGCTTGAGAAAAACTTCTAGGAATTACTTCTGGAAGATCTCCAGAGATTGCTTCTGAAATTgctcaaggatttttccagaaacgtCTCCAggcatttcctccagggatttcctccagtgattcctacAGGCAAATTTCTACGGAACTACTTGCAGAGATATTTCCTGTTTCATAGTAAAAAAATAACTagagattcctcctggaatttcttcaggaaattattaggaaaatctctggatgtattcctccagtaaaatttcttcatcgattcttccagagatttcttcaagggatttttccacaaaaatcttTATAGGCATTTTTAAAAGGATTGTTCCAAGCATTCTTCGAGCAAAATCTTTACGGTGATTTTTCCTACGATTACTACAGGAATTtgtccaaagattcctccagagatgcttccaggaattccttcaaaaatttaccAAGGCAATCCTTCAGAGACTTTTTCAGTAATTTACTCAGATCTCTTCAAAGATTCATACGATTCTtttccagagactcctccagaAAAATTTTCCAGGGTTTACCCCAGAACAATCCCTACATAGGTTCCTTTGAAAATTGTTCTtggtatttcttcaggaattcgttCATAGTTTTCCGGGTATCTCTGCAGAGTgtcctttaaaatttcttcagggattcttccaaagagtaaaccagggattcctccaagggttTCTATATGGATTACTctgaggattcctccaaaaaaatccacaaggATTTcattatacagtcaacttttccttactcgatattgagttagagaaccatagtaaatttagttttcatgactatctcgatggtcccttggatcgcatttacAATAGTTTTGTGTTATATAACTCGATACgttcctaactcgatggtcccttcaatatcgagttatggagagttgactgtatttgttTCTAGAAGTTCTtgttggaattcttccaaaaaaatcttctggAGGTGTTCCTGGAATAAAatattggaggaatccctggaggtaaaatttctgatgaacttGCTGGTTGAATTTACGGGGGAATGTCTGAAGGAGTTTCTATACAAATTCTTGacggaaatcttggaggaaattttgagGGGCCCAGAACAAgtcactggagaaatttctggtggaattcgtAGAGGTTTTTTTATTACGTCGTTTTTAATAAAACGCGTTTTTTTAAACCGGGCGTTTCACGTATATCGACGTGGGAACTTAGCGACACAATATTGCTACTTGTGTTGTCGTTTTATGAGGCAGATCTATTCTTTACACAGGTTTGATATTGCACTTGGAAGCCTGTTCGCTCGCCTGTTGTGGTTGCGCGAGTTATGTCAACGTATTTTGAATCCTTATACAACTTTTAAGAGTTATTTCTTTTAGCAAGAACGTCTGTTTTCTGTGAtcttaatataaataaataagctTTTTCACTAATTAGCGTCTATTTCCGAAATGCAAATTATTATCATTTTCTCAGAAGTAACCTATCCAGCGTTCCAAATGGAATCTCGAATATGGCGCTCCATAGCAGCGAAACGCTAGCCCAATTGCACCCCATATACGATAGAACAGATCGATCACACTGAAATGTGTGCTGGTGTTGATCGGTGCAAGTGAACCCATCCCCAGCATCACTGTATGCAACAGATACATGGTGTAGGAGAGTCGTGAAAGCGGTTGCCAAATCGCAGCTCCCAGGAACTCATCCAGCAGGCCACCTTTCCTATTCACGCATGCCAGAATGATCCACATCACGCAGAATGCGAATAGCGACCGTGACAAGGGCTCAAAAAATGCATCCGCCACGAATGAGAATTCCGCTGCGTTGGTCGTGTAGATTTGATAGTTCGCAAAGAAGATCAATCCGAGCAGTGTAAAACAGAGCATCCATCCAAGGGTCCAGTAGAGGTTCGCAAGCTTTACTCTAGTGTCCTTGGTCTTATGCAGAAGATAGCCAAAAGCCAGTCCCCATAACCAAACGGCCATACGTGCGTGCGTAGCGTAATACGTGAGCTTGTATCGTACGGTGTCAGCAACCGTTAACCGAATCTCGTTGACCAGAAAAGTGGTTAAGACACACGCCATCGAAAGAATGGCAATGCTGGCTATTACTATGAGGACTCGCTTACCGTACCTCCACAACGGGTAGATCAAGGCCGGTGCTATGATGTAAAGCTGCATGTCCACGGAGAGGTACCACGTCCATGTGAGGCACTGTGTGGTAAAAATGTTAAGTTTGAGATATTGTAAGCTGAATTTAGGTACGCACCATGTTTGCGGGATCTACGTAGTTCTGAATGTGTAACAGTGCAGCCCACCAACTGGTCAAACAAGgttgtttcaaagaattcatCTGGGCTTTCCAGTAAACTCCTTCACCCATGTAAATAGCGAAGGACACAACGAACAGGATCAATGTAGCTAGTGGAGCTGTAATTCGAATGTATCGATGAAGGTAAAGCATCAACGGATTAAATTTTCCCTCTTTATCCAACTCTCGAAGCATGCTCATTGCTACCAACATTCCGCTGAGCATCAGGAAGGTGTCTACCGCTAGACCACCGCCGTAGAATAGGACCGTTGGTATGAACTTCTCAAGATATCCCAACCA is a genomic window containing:
- the LOC5571320 gene encoding nose resistant to fluoxetine protein 6; the encoded protein is MWPTWMLPLIVLSNESLPNINNQRRISDGNSELQNVEFSIEEVLMLNRRFVDYLAGIGDQESSVSQCLNTLRQLAQGYLDRQRLGLEWFDSWGKVPSGLYYQNGYAFGNVDQCRAIAQVRMQHCTFIAAFPGDMALFFTGLCVPHSCPPDYVAQIYGEYLSTQSMTLIPLVSQETLCIRDEEIRYDGAMITAIVISSLIGLCVLCSTLYELISIALKREAKRMYSAFSLLGNVRTILHLLPREKNTDRKSSMIDCAHGIRSLSMIWIIVVHVHETSFALPMENTSTWLGYLEKFIPTVLFYGGGLAVDTFLMLSGMLVAMSMLRELDKEGKFNPLMLYLHRYIRITAPLATLILFVVSFAIYMGEGVYWKAQMNSLKQPCLTSWWAALLHIQNYVDPANMCLTWTWYLSVDMQLYIIAPALIYPLWRYGKRVLIVIASIAILSMACVLTTFLVNEIRLTVADTVRYKLTYYATHARMAVWLWGLAFGYLLHKTKDTRVKLANLYWTLGWMLCFTLLGLIFFANYQIYTTNAAEFSFVADAFFEPLSRSLFAFCVMWIILACVNRKGGLLDEFLGAAIWQPLSRLSYTMYLLHTVMLGMGSLAPINTSTHFSVIDLFYRIWGAIGLAFRCYGAPYSRFHLERWIGYF